One genomic region from Biomphalaria glabrata chromosome 7, xgBioGlab47.1, whole genome shotgun sequence encodes:
- the LOC106059016 gene encoding epimerase family protein SDR39U1-like isoform X1: MSVVIGGGTGFIGRHVSRLAAGKGFKVISVSRKVAPNCMTWNDLTRNGLPGDCVAVVSMSGEPVLQPFKKWTDEFKAKVKDSRITYTKALKQAILSAAKPPKVFVSLSGIGFYKDDLHKEYTENDQCEPYNFLSELTKEWEEAAKLPDNSSTRSVIVRTGIVLGKDGGVIQNMKMQFYLGLGGPIGSGKQWFSWIHIEDMAGIILYAIENDKVTGILNGTAPNPVRSEEFTKAYASALWRPHLIPLPSLVLNAVFGTEAGTILMEGQKVLPKRTLEFGYKFKYPTISEACKQLAT; this comes from the exons ATGAGCGTTGTGATAG GGGGAGGAACTGGTTTTATTGGTCGTCATGTCTCCAGACTTGCTGCTGGTAAAGGCTTCAAAGTTATTTCAGTATCAAGGAAAGTAGCTCCTAATTGTATGACATGG AATGATCTGACACGTAATGGATTGCCTGGAGATTGTGTTGCTGTGGTCAGTATGTCAGGGGAGCCAGTGCTTCAGCCTTTCAAAAA ATGGACAGATGAATTTAAAGCGAAAGTTAAAGACAGCAGAATCACATACACAAAAGCTTTAAAACAAGCCATCTTGTCTGCAGCTAAACCACCAAAAGTCTTTGTGTCACTGTCAGGAATAG GTTTCTACAAAGATGATCTCCACAAAGAGTACACAGAGAATGATCAATGTGAGCCTTACAACTTCCTGTCAGAGTTGACCAAAGAGTGGGAGGAAGCAGCTAAGTTACCAGACAACAGTTCTACTCGGTCAGTTATTGTCAGAACAG GAATAGTTCTTGGCAAAGATGGAGGTGTTATTCAAAATATGAAGATGCAATTTTACCTTGGACTGGGTGGTCCCATTGGTTCAGGGAAGCAGTGGTTTTCATGGATACACATAGAAGACATGGCAGGTATCATACTGTATGCCATTGAAAATGATAAGGTCACTGGCATCCTCAATGGCACAGCCCCCAACCCGGTCCGAAGCGAAGAGTTTACCAAAGCCTATGCGTCGGCTCTCTGGCGACCTCATTTGATTCCATTGCCAAGTTTGGTGTTGAATGCAGTGTTTGGAACAGAAGCTGGAACCATTTTAATGGAAGGTCAGAAAGTCTTGCCCAAGAGAACTCTGGAGTTTGGTTACAAGTTTAAATATCCCACAATTTCTGAAGCTTGTAAGCAGTTAGCTACTTGA
- the LOC106059016 gene encoding epimerase family protein SDR39U1-like isoform X2 translates to MYYNTGGGTGFIGRHVSRLAAGKGFKVISVSRKVAPNCMTWNDLTRNGLPGDCVAVVSMSGEPVLQPFKKWTDEFKAKVKDSRITYTKALKQAILSAAKPPKVFVSLSGIGFYKDDLHKEYTENDQCEPYNFLSELTKEWEEAAKLPDNSSTRSVIVRTGIVLGKDGGVIQNMKMQFYLGLGGPIGSGKQWFSWIHIEDMAGIILYAIENDKVTGILNGTAPNPVRSEEFTKAYASALWRPHLIPLPSLVLNAVFGTEAGTILMEGQKVLPKRTLEFGYKFKYPTISEACKQLAT, encoded by the exons ATGTACTACAATACAG GGGGAGGAACTGGTTTTATTGGTCGTCATGTCTCCAGACTTGCTGCTGGTAAAGGCTTCAAAGTTATTTCAGTATCAAGGAAAGTAGCTCCTAATTGTATGACATGG AATGATCTGACACGTAATGGATTGCCTGGAGATTGTGTTGCTGTGGTCAGTATGTCAGGGGAGCCAGTGCTTCAGCCTTTCAAAAA ATGGACAGATGAATTTAAAGCGAAAGTTAAAGACAGCAGAATCACATACACAAAAGCTTTAAAACAAGCCATCTTGTCTGCAGCTAAACCACCAAAAGTCTTTGTGTCACTGTCAGGAATAG GTTTCTACAAAGATGATCTCCACAAAGAGTACACAGAGAATGATCAATGTGAGCCTTACAACTTCCTGTCAGAGTTGACCAAAGAGTGGGAGGAAGCAGCTAAGTTACCAGACAACAGTTCTACTCGGTCAGTTATTGTCAGAACAG GAATAGTTCTTGGCAAAGATGGAGGTGTTATTCAAAATATGAAGATGCAATTTTACCTTGGACTGGGTGGTCCCATTGGTTCAGGGAAGCAGTGGTTTTCATGGATACACATAGAAGACATGGCAGGTATCATACTGTATGCCATTGAAAATGATAAGGTCACTGGCATCCTCAATGGCACAGCCCCCAACCCGGTCCGAAGCGAAGAGTTTACCAAAGCCTATGCGTCGGCTCTCTGGCGACCTCATTTGATTCCATTGCCAAGTTTGGTGTTGAATGCAGTGTTTGGAACAGAAGCTGGAACCATTTTAATGGAAGGTCAGAAAGTCTTGCCCAAGAGAACTCTGGAGTTTGGTTACAAGTTTAAATATCCCACAATTTCTGAAGCTTGTAAGCAGTTAGCTACTTGA
- the LOC129927369 gene encoding uncharacterized protein LOC129927369, with protein MFCTRLKNIYLLCHKQSQSFGLLMNLLFKPWTISYVSYNRSYSKIIQISQRDYSDTVDYSCKNKTFLSPFDKSVHKNLGSENYNSSEKVLPAQKITSTFASHNEKNHPTILLDDPQEMTALSMEKKILSYLVQNWELEKASETLKTFLSHGTVPDRQIVFDMFEHLAFLGQVDNLLNLNEHLKEHSLISNLDFLRCLHYAYCNSGRISDGVEMIRHLFDCVCHGTQKELDADIFFNLLTTKIILHFPHRLKLIQNFINEMETKHPNLKASLWCCYVQAEQFAQADEMLKKYAPLKKLIPAQVTKLAQYYGSLDFNVDSVLMWILRQTYIKPGLKSSVFDVLLIYTCKMQDWNKVFHYLLYARKEQIKLHQQTLDFFLNEFLNEFSERTIKDLSHWSDWTRDGY; from the exons ATGTTTTGCACccgtttaaaaaatatatatttattatgtcaTAAGCAATCACAATCATTTGGTCTCCTTATGAATCTCCTTTTTAAACCATGGACAATATCATATGTCTCTTATAATAGAAGTTACTCCAAAATAATTCAAATCAGTCAAAGAGATTATTCTGACACAGTTGATTACTCCTGTAAAAACAAGACATTTTTGAGTCCATTTGATAAGAGTGTACACAAAAATCTGGGGTCAGAAAACTATAACAGTTCAGAAAAGGTTCTGCCTGCTCAGAAAATAACTTCAACGTTTGCTTCACACAATGAGAAAAACCATCCAACTATTCTGTTGGACGATCCTCAAGAGATGACAGCATTATCTATGGAGAAAAAAATACTATCGTATCTAGTCCAGAATTGGGAGCTGGAGAAAGCAAGTGAGAcgctaaaaacatttttaagtcATGGAACTGTACCTGATCGACAAATAGTATTTgatatgtttgaacatttggCATTTCTTGGACAG GTTGATAACTTATTGAATCTTAATGAGCATCTTAAAGAACATTCTTTGATTTCTAACTTGGACTTTTTGAGGTGTTTGCACTATGCCTATTGTAACAGTGGAAGAATCTCTGATGGTGTTGAAATGATCCGACATTTATTTGATTGTGTGTGTCATGGCACACAGAAAGAATTAGACGCAGACATTTTCTTTAACTTGTTAACAACAAAG ATCATTCTACATTTCCCTCATCGTTTGAAGCTGATTCAGAATTTCATAAATGAAATGGAAACAAAGCATCCCAATTTGAAAGCCTCCCTTTGGTGCTGCTATGTCCAAGCAGAACAATTCGCCCAGGCAGAcgaaatgttgaaaaaatatgCGCCTCTTAAAAAGTTAATACCTGCTCAG GTGACCAAACTGGCCCAGTACTATGGTTCTCTAGACTTTAATGTAGACTCTGTGTTGATGTGGATCCTTCGACAGACTTACATAAAGCCAGGCTTGAAATCGAGTGTCTTTGATGTGCTTCTTATTTATACAT GCAAAATGCAGGATTGGAATAAAGTCTTTCACTATTTGTTATATGCCAGGAAAGAACAGATTAAACTACACCAACAaactttagatttttttctaaatgaatTTCTGAATGAATTTTCTGAAAGGACAATAAAGGATCTTTCTCACTGGAGTGACTGGACACGAGATGGCTACTAA